A stretch of the Planctomycetota bacterium genome encodes the following:
- a CDS encoding sigma-54 dependent transcriptional regulator: MSTVLVVDDKEMMRDSVCSVLRRAGMTALAATSGQDAIERMATQRPDVIVTDLKMPRMTGVELLGAVREVDEDLPVVLMTAFGSVQTAVQAMKLGAFDYLTKPFEGDELIICVKRALQHARLKRDHDVLRAQGGDAAVADPGPEPRDGLSRLVGSSPAMRSVKAQVETVAASHGTVLIVGGSGTGKEEVARAIHELSPRAGGPFLAVNCAALSETLLESELFGHEKGAFTGADKMRKGRFELAHGGTLLLDEVSEVSPAIQAKLLRVLQERAFERVGSSRTQAVDVRVLATSNRDLPRSVEAGEFREDLFYRLNVLPIHLPPLEDRLEDVPALAETFLRRVARREGRGEVRLAPDAVDLLCGYRWPGNVRELQNVCERAVVLSAGGHRRDEVEIQRSMIEPWLALRPADAERPRAVIEARPGEQATHRPMDRAAIVAHGAADTGGFRNGAAAAIAADPAAGITFAPGSTTLEDMERDAIIRTLHRFQGHRQRTARALGIGVRTLGVKLKKWKEQELVPQDL; the protein is encoded by the coding sequence GTGAGCACGGTGCTCGTCGTCGACGACAAGGAGATGATGCGCGACAGCGTCTGCTCGGTGCTCCGCCGGGCGGGCATGACCGCGCTGGCCGCCACCTCGGGCCAGGACGCCATCGAGCGCATGGCCACGCAGCGGCCCGACGTCATCGTCACCGATCTCAAGATGCCACGCATGACCGGCGTCGAACTGCTCGGGGCGGTCCGAGAGGTCGACGAGGACCTGCCCGTGGTCCTCATGACCGCCTTCGGCTCCGTCCAGACGGCCGTGCAGGCCATGAAGCTCGGCGCCTTCGACTACCTCACCAAGCCCTTCGAGGGCGACGAGTTGATCATCTGCGTCAAGCGGGCGCTCCAGCACGCCCGCCTCAAGCGCGACCACGACGTGCTGCGGGCCCAGGGCGGGGATGCGGCCGTCGCCGATCCGGGCCCCGAGCCGCGGGACGGCCTGTCGCGCCTCGTCGGCTCCTCCCCCGCCATGCGGAGCGTCAAGGCCCAGGTCGAGACCGTGGCCGCCTCCCACGGCACCGTGCTCATCGTGGGCGGCTCGGGCACGGGCAAGGAGGAGGTGGCCCGCGCCATCCACGAGTTGAGCCCCCGCGCGGGCGGGCCCTTCCTGGCCGTCAACTGTGCCGCGCTGAGCGAGACCCTGCTCGAGAGCGAACTGTTCGGCCACGAGAAGGGCGCCTTCACCGGCGCCGACAAGATGCGCAAGGGCCGCTTCGAGCTGGCGCACGGCGGCACGCTGCTGCTCGACGAGGTCAGCGAGGTCAGCCCGGCCATCCAGGCCAAGCTGCTCCGCGTGCTCCAGGAGCGGGCCTTCGAGCGCGTCGGCTCCAGCCGCACCCAGGCCGTCGACGTCCGCGTGCTGGCGACCAGCAACCGCGACCTGCCGCGGTCGGTCGAGGCCGGCGAGTTCCGCGAGGACCTCTTCTACCGCCTCAACGTGCTGCCCATCCACCTGCCGCCGCTCGAGGATCGCCTCGAGGACGTGCCCGCGCTGGCCGAGACCTTCCTCCGCCGCGTCGCCCGGCGGGAGGGCCGGGGCGAGGTGCGGCTCGCCCCGGACGCAGTCGACCTGCTGTGCGGCTACCGCTGGCCCGGCAACGTCCGCGAGCTGCAGAACGTCTGCGAGCGGGCCGTCGTGCTCAGCGCTGGCGGCCATCGGCGGGACGAGGTCGAGATCCAGCGCTCCATGATCGAGCCCTGGCTCGCGCTGCGGCCCGCCGACGCCGAGCGCCCGCGGGCGGTCATCGAGGCTCGCCCGGGCGAGCAGGCGACGCACCGACCGATGGACCGCGCCGCGATCGTCGCGCACGGGGCCGCGGACACGGGCGGGTTCCGCAACGGCGCCGCCGCCGCGATCGCCGCCGATCCCGCCGCGGGCATCACCTTCGCCCCGGGCTCGACCACACTCGAGGACATGGAGCGGGACGCGATCATCCGCACGCTGCACCGCTTCCAGGGCCACCGCCAGCGCACCGCCCGCGCCCTGGGCATCGGGGTGCGCACCCTCGGCGTCAAGCTCAAGAAGTGGAAGGAACAAGAACTCGTCCCGCAGGACCTCTAG
- the flgC gene encoding flagellar basal body rod protein FlgC yields MYGSLDISTSGMIAQRIRLTASAANVANSHVIEDADGNYAPYLRREVVLAAGDPSSHTRDGRSGGVHVREIYQNESALRARYMPSSPHADANGYVMVPDISSVAEQVDALEASRAYEANVAAAEVSKAMVAQALRLIA; encoded by the coding sequence ATGTACGGCTCGCTCGATATCTCCACCAGCGGCATGATCGCCCAGCGGATCCGACTGACCGCGTCGGCGGCCAACGTCGCCAACTCGCACGTCATCGAGGACGCCGACGGCAACTATGCGCCCTATCTCCGACGCGAGGTCGTGCTCGCCGCGGGCGATCCGTCGTCGCACACCCGGGATGGCCGCTCGGGGGGCGTCCACGTCCGAGAGATCTACCAGAACGAGTCGGCCCTGCGAGCCCGCTACATGCCCAGCAGCCCGCACGCCGACGCCAACGGCTACGTCATGGTGCCCGACATCAGCAGCGTGGCCGAGCAGGTCGACGCGCTCGAGGCGTCCCGCGCCTACGAGGCCAACGTGGCGGCGGCCGAGGTCAGCAAGGCGATGGTGGCCCAGGCCCTCAGGCTCATCGCGTAG
- the fliE gene encoding flagellar hook-basal body complex protein FliE yields MSDPIGLIGASGASPDNRADRASDRGDGAAFRDALFGQLREASQMQQDADRAIEDLQTGERQDLEGVLLATQKADAAFRLLQQMRNKVMEAYQEIQQLRV; encoded by the coding sequence ATGAGCGATCCCATCGGGCTGATCGGAGCATCGGGCGCCTCCCCGGATAACCGCGCCGACCGCGCGTCGGATCGGGGCGACGGCGCCGCGTTCCGCGATGCGCTCTTCGGCCAGCTCCGCGAGGCCTCACAGATGCAGCAGGACGCCGACCGAGCGATCGAGGACCTCCAGACCGGCGAACGGCAGGACCTCGAGGGCGTGCTGCTGGCCACCCAGAAGGCCGACGCCGCCTTCCGCCTCCTCCAGCAGATGCGCAACAAGGTGATGGAGGCCTACCAGGAGATCCAGCAGCTCCGCGTCTGA
- a CDS encoding flagellar M-ring protein FliF C-terminal domain-containing protein, with translation MENAAQQQAKERLSGLLQHLQRLGPTEKLLIGSLAVILMLALFLVAQYAGQPSQVVAMTISDAGNRAAALTFLRGSGIPATSSDTGEVFVPDGQAVIARAMLQENQVVPMESMWLVDELREGQNWMNSRQDNHQQSVAARAKMLSMDLSRWRALRSAAVHLDVPEPGGLGRTHRDPRASVMVHSQNGELSPETVDAIAATIVGSVAGMRPEHVAIVDGATGMAYHARDARVRDSRFALEQRSQYEGILEDKIRELLRDIPGLSLSVLARLDNARRTQQSETFEKPVTGIVSEFRKETSQENTSRGGVGGTRSNEAMSISQGSAAGTSLTESEEKSDFEARFGKTVEQSEDPGGDVESVSVMLGVPRSYVRRLLELEQLPPAEGEEPAQPSPQQISQRFGQVSEDLEATIQKALAVIVTNEATGVAVTVSMLNDAGGTALGGAAFGASGPLGGAGGGGLGLGGGLIDKAVLGVLAVVSVGMMLMLVRRATKKAELPTPEELVGVPPALQGDGDLFGEAEEGEIALAGIELEDEKVHASKMLEQVGDLIESSPEMAAGLLGNWIRADDD, from the coding sequence GTGGAGAACGCCGCACAGCAACAGGCCAAGGAGCGGCTCTCGGGGCTGCTCCAGCATCTGCAGCGGCTGGGGCCGACCGAGAAGCTGCTGATCGGCAGCCTTGCCGTCATACTGATGCTGGCGCTCTTCCTGGTCGCCCAGTACGCCGGCCAGCCCAGCCAGGTCGTCGCCATGACCATCTCCGACGCGGGCAACCGCGCGGCCGCGCTGACCTTCCTGCGAGGCAGCGGGATTCCCGCGACCTCCAGCGACACCGGCGAGGTCTTCGTGCCCGATGGCCAGGCCGTCATCGCCCGCGCGATGCTCCAGGAAAACCAGGTCGTGCCCATGGAGTCGATGTGGCTCGTCGACGAGCTGCGCGAGGGCCAGAACTGGATGAACTCCCGGCAGGACAACCACCAGCAGTCGGTGGCGGCTCGCGCCAAGATGCTCTCCATGGATCTCTCGCGCTGGCGGGCCCTCCGCTCGGCGGCCGTCCACCTCGACGTGCCCGAGCCCGGCGGGCTGGGCCGCACCCACCGCGACCCCAGGGCCTCGGTCATGGTGCACTCGCAGAACGGCGAGCTGTCGCCCGAGACCGTCGACGCCATCGCCGCGACGATCGTCGGCTCGGTGGCGGGCATGCGGCCCGAGCACGTGGCCATCGTCGATGGGGCGACGGGCATGGCCTATCACGCGCGGGACGCCCGCGTCCGCGACTCCCGCTTCGCCCTCGAGCAGCGCAGCCAGTACGAGGGCATCCTCGAGGACAAGATCCGCGAGCTGCTCCGCGACATCCCCGGGCTCTCGCTCAGCGTGCTCGCCCGGCTCGACAACGCCCGGCGGACGCAGCAGTCCGAGACCTTTGAGAAGCCCGTCACCGGCATCGTCAGCGAGTTCCGCAAGGAGACCAGCCAGGAGAACACCAGCCGCGGCGGCGTCGGCGGCACCCGATCCAACGAGGCGATGTCGATCTCCCAGGGTTCCGCGGCCGGAACCTCGCTCACCGAGAGCGAGGAGAAGAGCGACTTCGAGGCCCGCTTCGGCAAGACCGTCGAGCAGTCCGAGGATCCCGGCGGCGATGTCGAGAGCGTCTCGGTCATGCTCGGCGTGCCTCGCTCCTACGTGCGCCGCCTGCTCGAGCTTGAGCAGCTCCCACCCGCCGAGGGCGAGGAGCCCGCGCAGCCCAGCCCCCAGCAGATCAGCCAGCGTTTCGGCCAGGTCAGCGAGGACCTGGAGGCGACCATCCAGAAGGCCCTTGCGGTCATCGTGACCAACGAGGCCACCGGCGTGGCGGTCACCGTCTCGATGCTCAACGACGCGGGCGGCACCGCCCTAGGTGGCGCGGCGTTCGGCGCCTCCGGCCCGCTGGGCGGCGCCGGAGGCGGCGGCCTGGGCCTGGGCGGCGGGCTGATCGACAAGGCCGTGCTGGGCGTGCTCGCCGTCGTCTCCGTGGGCATGATGCTGATGCTCGTCCGCCGCGCCACCAAGAAGGCCGAGCTGCCCACGCCCGAGGAGCTCGTCGGCGTGCCGCCCGCGCTGCAGGGCGACGGCGACCTCTTCGGCGAGGCCGAGGAGGGCGAGATCGCGCTGGCCGGCATCGAGCTCGAGGACGAGAAGGTGCACGCCAGCAAGATGCTCGAGCAGGTCGGCGACCTGATCGAGAGTTCCCCCGAGATGGCCGCCGGCCTGCTCGGCAACTGGATCCGCGCCGACGACGACTAG
- the fliG gene encoding flagellar motor switch protein FliG has translation MPRHPNEKLPTSPIDLDGVTKAAILLLAVGSSRAAGVLKAMLPETVAEVSRELASLGPVPSALQEAVVKEFYEATMASEFAGEGGLDFAKELLMGALDPEEAQKVLHQIQTQVQKTPFSFLQRAESENLLTFIQDEHPQTIALILCHLSHNKAAEILVGLPMQKQIEVIKRIANMEQTNPEVIREVEKGLESRLSNMLMQSMEKSGGVPTVAEMLNLADRSTEKAIMEGLEAEDPDLVEQIRRLMFVFEDIMLVNDKGIQAVLKEVDNDELTLALKTATDELQEKIFSNMSARAAELIKEDMEFMGPVRISDVEAAQQRIVDIVRRLEEAGDVMIQGRGDTELVV, from the coding sequence GTGCCGCGACACCCCAACGAGAAGCTCCCGACCAGCCCCATCGACCTCGATGGCGTGACCAAGGCGGCCATCCTGCTGCTCGCGGTGGGCAGCAGCCGGGCGGCGGGGGTGCTCAAGGCGATGCTGCCCGAGACCGTGGCCGAGGTCTCGCGAGAGCTGGCGAGCCTCGGGCCCGTGCCCAGCGCCCTGCAGGAGGCGGTCGTCAAGGAGTTCTATGAGGCCACCATGGCCAGCGAGTTCGCCGGCGAGGGTGGCCTCGACTTCGCCAAGGAGTTGCTGATGGGCGCCCTCGACCCCGAGGAAGCCCAGAAGGTGCTGCACCAGATCCAGACCCAGGTGCAGAAGACGCCCTTCAGCTTCTTGCAGCGGGCCGAGAGCGAGAACCTGCTCACCTTCATCCAGGACGAGCACCCGCAGACGATCGCCCTCATCCTCTGCCATTTGAGCCACAACAAGGCGGCCGAGATCCTCGTCGGCCTGCCCATGCAGAAGCAGATCGAGGTCATCAAGCGCATCGCCAACATGGAGCAGACCAATCCCGAGGTCATCCGCGAGGTCGAGAAGGGCCTCGAGAGCCGCCTGAGCAACATGCTCATGCAGAGCATGGAGAAGTCCGGCGGCGTGCCCACCGTCGCGGAGATGCTCAACCTCGCCGACCGCTCCACCGAAAAGGCGATCATGGAGGGCCTCGAGGCCGAGGACCCCGACCTGGTCGAGCAGATCCGCCGGCTGATGTTCGTCTTCGAGGACATCATGCTCGTCAATGACAAGGGCATCCAGGCCGTGCTCAAGGAGGTCGACAACGACGAGCTGACCCTCGCGCTCAAGACGGCCACCGACGAGCTGCAGGAGAAGATCTTCAGCAACATGTCCGCCCGCGCCGCCGAGCTCATCAAGGAGGACATGGAATTCATGGGTCCGGTGCGGATCAGCGATGTCGAAGCCGCCCAGCAGCGGATCGTCGATATCGTCCGCCGCCTCGAGGAGGCCGGCGACGTGATGATCCAGGGCCGTGGCGACACCGAGCTGGTGGTCTGA
- a CDS encoding FliH/SctL family protein, producing the protein MAVIPRADAEALARDAIVLDLGDLSRQGEALLARAQAAATQIITDARAERDRLIEGAAERGHREGDARGYAEGLARGREEGSAAAVAEMREQVDAFTEAWTRALEGFESLRRAILGEARRDVLRFAALMGERVAKRQVELDPDLAAAQLDAALELVMRPSRVRVRVSPDGSAALQRALPALAARLDASTDVDVVVDEALSPGSVLVEADATRIDATIETQVQRIVDALLPARASDGGDGAADESEPPRESDAP; encoded by the coding sequence ATGGCGGTGATTCCGCGAGCCGATGCGGAGGCCCTCGCCCGCGACGCGATCGTGCTCGACCTGGGCGATCTCTCCCGCCAGGGCGAGGCGCTGCTCGCCCGCGCGCAGGCCGCCGCGACCCAGATCATCACCGACGCCCGCGCCGAACGCGATCGCCTGATCGAGGGCGCCGCCGAGCGCGGCCACCGAGAGGGCGACGCCCGCGGATACGCCGAGGGCCTCGCGCGGGGCCGCGAGGAGGGCAGCGCCGCGGCGGTCGCGGAGATGCGCGAGCAGGTCGACGCGTTCACCGAGGCGTGGACGCGGGCCCTCGAGGGCTTCGAGTCGCTGCGGCGGGCCATCCTGGGCGAGGCGCGGCGGGACGTGCTCCGCTTCGCGGCGCTCATGGGCGAGCGGGTCGCCAAGCGTCAGGTCGAGCTCGATCCCGATCTCGCCGCCGCCCAGCTCGACGCGGCGCTCGAACTCGTCATGCGCCCGTCGCGGGTCCGCGTGCGGGTGTCGCCGGACGGGTCCGCCGCGCTGCAGCGGGCGCTGCCCGCGCTGGCGGCGCGCCTCGACGCCTCCACCGACGTCGACGTCGTGGTCGACGAAGCGCTGTCGCCGGGCTCGGTGCTGGTCGAGGCCGACGCAACCCGCATCGACGCCACCATCGAGACGCAGGTGCAGCGGATCGTCGACGCGCTGCTGCCGGCGCGCGCGTCCGATGGCGGTGATGGCGCCGCGGACGAATCGGAGCCGCCGCGGGAGTCGGATGCTCCATGA
- a CDS encoding FliI/YscN family ATPase: MTSLGHAMAALDKLLPMHVEGRVATLRGATLLAEGLPLPVGTVVRVHPTLSGGQPQEGEIIGFAGDETIVMLMGRPEGIRPGDPICAAHAGASIGAGEGLLGRVIDAMGRAFDDRPDPAEAAMAPLDAARIGPLVREPIATPLRTGVRAIDLVTPIGRGQRMGIFAGPGVGKSTLLGQITRHSDAQIIVVALIGERGREVREFVEDSLGEEGLARSVVVCATADDSPLMRARAARSACAIAEHFRDEGCDVLLVMDSLTRYAHALRQIGLAAGEPPTSRGYTPSVFAALAQLLERAGAVGLPDGRVGSITGLYTVLVEGDDFNEPISDAVRGILDGHLELSRELANRGHFPAIDVLGSVSRLATKLMDPTHAASRMQVQRVLAARREAEDLIRIGAYTRGSSREVDAALELEPRLDALLRQPPDAAEPFDSALEQFVRLGVDIGQLLAAERRG; the protein is encoded by the coding sequence ATGACCTCGCTGGGCCACGCGATGGCGGCGCTCGACAAGCTGCTGCCGATGCACGTGGAGGGCCGCGTCGCCACGCTGCGGGGCGCCACGCTGCTCGCCGAGGGGCTGCCGCTGCCGGTGGGCACCGTGGTCCGCGTGCACCCCACGCTCTCGGGCGGGCAGCCGCAGGAGGGCGAGATCATCGGCTTCGCGGGCGACGAGACGATCGTGATGCTCATGGGCCGCCCCGAGGGCATCCGGCCGGGCGACCCGATCTGCGCGGCCCACGCCGGTGCGAGCATCGGCGCGGGCGAGGGCCTGCTCGGCCGTGTCATCGACGCCATGGGCCGCGCCTTCGACGATCGGCCGGACCCGGCCGAGGCGGCCATGGCGCCGCTCGACGCCGCCCGCATCGGCCCGCTGGTCCGCGAGCCCATCGCCACGCCGCTGCGCACGGGCGTCCGGGCGATCGACCTCGTAACGCCCATCGGCCGCGGCCAGCGGATGGGCATCTTCGCGGGCCCGGGCGTGGGCAAGAGCACGCTGCTGGGCCAGATCACCCGGCACAGCGACGCCCAGATCATCGTCGTGGCGCTCATCGGCGAGCGCGGCCGCGAGGTCCGCGAGTTCGTCGAGGACAGCCTGGGCGAGGAGGGCCTGGCCCGCAGCGTGGTCGTGTGCGCCACCGCCGACGATTCACCGCTGATGCGCGCGCGGGCGGCGCGGTCGGCGTGCGCCATCGCCGAGCACTTCCGCGACGAGGGCTGCGACGTGCTGCTCGTGATGGACTCGTTGACCCGCTACGCGCACGCGCTGCGGCAGATCGGCCTGGCGGCGGGGGAGCCGCCGACCAGCCGCGGCTACACGCCCAGCGTCTTCGCCGCCCTCGCGCAGCTGCTCGAGCGGGCCGGCGCCGTCGGGCTGCCCGACGGCCGCGTCGGCTCCATCACCGGGCTCTACACCGTGCTCGTCGAGGGCGACGACTTCAACGAGCCGATCTCCGACGCCGTCCGCGGCATCCTCGACGGCCACCTGGAGCTGTCCCGCGAGCTGGCCAATCGCGGGCACTTCCCGGCCATCGACGTGCTGGGCTCGGTCAGCCGCCTGGCGACCAAGCTCATGGACCCGACGCATGCGGCCTCCCGCATGCAGGTGCAGCGGGTGCTCGCGGCGCGGCGAGAGGCCGAGGACCTGATCCGCATCGGCGCGTACACGCGGGGCTCGAGCCGGGAGGTCGACGCCGCGCTCGAGTTGGAGCCCCGGCTCGATGCGCTGCTCCGCCAGCCGCCGGATGCCGCCGAGCCCTTCGACTCCGCCCTCGAGCAGTTCGTCCGCTTGGGCGTGGACATCGGCCAGCTTCTCGCCGCCGAGCGGCGGGGCTAG
- a CDS encoding flagellar hook-length control protein FliK, whose amino-acid sequence MPAPIQTPIQPPAQGQGPTKTRGPARPDDPARRDDAAVIAAGQAFDALLGVLQAEFGTAREPGVVRGASRDDSAAEWSARSALERRQQPRSGAQPPPTIAQRVREDGGVDRPIDDRSATTGRARFDTPVSDALRSAARGAPSHAAAAPPDAPAQTQPAETPVPPAPSPTSTSTTVAAASVSPAASAASASASSQGGPPTPVAAAASAARRSHAASANKPEAPPRPDPARLLRLQKAFETQLGRGLAQALRSGDAVTLRLKPGHLGELRIDVQVRGNTVSASFEAQRADARTLLEQSREALRAQFEGRGLQVERIEVRLVADADARRDAGTPSAGDERGGHADGRGRSADAERGRDHPTDARGGARGDGLESAREAEDSRGLDLIALDTIA is encoded by the coding sequence ATGCCAGCACCGATCCAGACGCCGATCCAGCCCCCGGCCCAGGGACAGGGGCCGACGAAGACGCGGGGCCCGGCGCGCCCTGACGATCCCGCGCGTCGCGACGACGCCGCCGTCATCGCGGCCGGGCAGGCCTTCGACGCCCTGCTCGGCGTGCTGCAGGCCGAATTCGGCACCGCCCGCGAGCCCGGTGTTGTCCGCGGTGCGTCGCGGGACGACTCCGCCGCCGAGTGGAGTGCACGATCCGCGCTCGAACGCCGGCAGCAGCCGCGCAGCGGAGCGCAGCCACCGCCGACGATCGCGCAGCGGGTGCGCGAGGACGGCGGGGTCGATCGCCCCATCGACGATCGATCGGCCACGACCGGTCGTGCTCGATTCGACACGCCCGTGTCCGACGCGCTGCGATCCGCCGCACGCGGTGCGCCCTCGCACGCGGCCGCCGCTCCACCGGACGCTCCAGCGCAGACCCAACCCGCCGAAACCCCTGTACCGCCCGCTCCGTCGCCCACCAGCACGAGCACGACCGTCGCCGCGGCGAGCGTCTCGCCGGCGGCATCGGCCGCCTCCGCGAGCGCGAGTTCGCAGGGCGGTCCGCCCACGCCGGTCGCCGCGGCCGCGTCGGCCGCACGCCGATCGCACGCCGCCAGCGCAAACAAGCCAGAGGCCCCGCCGCGGCCCGATCCTGCGCGGCTGCTCCGGCTGCAGAAGGCGTTCGAGACGCAGCTCGGCCGCGGTCTCGCGCAGGCGCTGCGTTCGGGCGACGCCGTCACGCTCCGCCTCAAGCCAGGACACCTGGGCGAGCTTCGGATAGACGTGCAGGTCCGGGGCAACACCGTGTCGGCCAGCTTCGAGGCGCAGCGGGCCGACGCCCGCACGCTGCTCGAGCAGTCCCGCGAGGCGCTGCGGGCCCAATTCGAGGGCCGCGGGCTGCAGGTCGAGCGGATCGAGGTCCGCCTGGTCGCCGACGCCGACGCCCGCCGAGATGCTGGCACGCCATCTGCGGGGGATGAGCGGGGCGGCCACGCCGACGGCCGAGGCCGATCCGCGGATGCGGAGCGGGGCCGCGACCACCCGACCGATGCCCGGGGCGGAGCCCGCGGGGATGGACTCGAGAGTGCGCGCGAGGCGGAGGACTCGCGCGGGCTCGACCTGATCGCGCTCGACACCATCGCCTAG
- a CDS encoding flagellar hook capping FlgD N-terminal domain-containing protein: MTSIDPTSGLAASAAAPNRFNELDSEEFLGIILAELQTQDPLAPNDTSALLEQLSSVRSIESDTALADQLRTLVADNQLSSAASLVGRSIEGITEQGGYAAGRVASVRAGETEPTLLLETGQRVPIGGLIGINEEGLL, encoded by the coding sequence ATGACCAGCATCGATCCGACATCGGGCCTCGCCGCGTCGGCGGCCGCGCCCAACCGCTTCAACGAGCTGGACTCCGAGGAGTTCCTGGGCATCATCCTGGCCGAGCTCCAGACGCAGGATCCGCTGGCGCCCAACGACACGTCGGCCCTGCTCGAGCAGCTCTCCAGCGTGCGATCCATCGAGTCCGACACGGCCCTGGCCGACCAACTGCGGACGCTCGTAGCGGACAACCAGCTGTCGAGCGCCGCGTCGCTCGTGGGCCGCTCCATCGAGGGCATCACCGAGCAGGGGGGCTACGCCGCGGGCCGCGTCGCGTCGGTGCGGGCGGGCGAGACCGAGCCCACGCTGCTGCTCGAGACCGGCCAGCGGGTGCCCATCGGCGGGCTCATCGGCATCAACGAGGAGGGCCTGCTATGA
- a CDS encoding flagellar hook-basal body complex protein, whose translation MASTTALFTSLSALTVESRRLDVIGNNIANTNTTAFKGSRLLQATQLPRTFSVGSQPSADLGGTNPTQVGLGTKVAAIQRDTGGGTISATGNPTDIAIDGSGFFALRRGDDRVFTRAGTFQLNENNQLVTPSGERVLGWGVNDNFEVQQGQLQDVEIQLGSLTIAQATSTVRFDGVLDAGGDVAQAGSQTRLSAPDGLGFESLAGDAVTLETSLVDLLDPLGAGDTGLFAEGQTLQLGQTSTVGDGTQTRGAERGGRTLPVAQLAITAATTLSDLAGFLSSALGIQPIGGAGVALDDATGQLVVEGNAGTANDLDIETADFVLLDETGQATGRSPFAAQTAREADGESLRTPFFVYDSLGDLVEAELTMVLEAKTDAGTTWRYFLDSGEAVAGPALSSGLVQFDTNGNLSQADPVPVVLDRGPTGAGRPLTFDVLFEGGGARLQALDVGEGEARIAVDDQDGLPAGTLNGFGIGGDGIISGSFTNGLARPIGQIALATFANPGGLIEDGGNTFVSGANSGDAVITEPGGFGTGRTLGGQLELSNVDLSEEFIGLILAQTGYSANARVIRTTDELLQQLVVLGR comes from the coding sequence ATGGCGTCGACCACCGCCCTATTCACGAGCCTGAGCGCCCTGACCGTCGAGAGCCGCCGGCTCGACGTCATCGGCAACAACATCGCCAACACCAACACCACAGCCTTCAAGGGCAGCCGGCTGCTGCAGGCCACGCAGCTGCCCCGCACCTTCAGCGTCGGCAGCCAGCCGTCGGCCGACCTCGGCGGCACCAATCCCACCCAGGTCGGGCTTGGCACCAAGGTGGCGGCCATCCAGCGGGATACCGGTGGCGGCACGATTTCGGCGACGGGCAACCCCACCGACATCGCCATCGATGGCTCGGGGTTCTTCGCGTTGCGCCGTGGCGACGACCGCGTCTTCACCCGTGCCGGCACCTTCCAGCTCAACGAGAACAACCAGCTCGTCACGCCTTCGGGCGAGCGGGTGCTGGGCTGGGGCGTCAACGATAACTTCGAGGTGCAGCAGGGCCAGCTACAGGACGTCGAGATCCAGCTCGGCAGCCTCACGATCGCCCAGGCCACGTCGACCGTCCGCTTCGACGGCGTGCTCGACGCCGGCGGTGACGTGGCGCAGGCCGGGTCGCAGACGCGGCTCTCGGCGCCCGATGGCCTGGGCTTCGAGTCGCTCGCGGGCGACGCCGTCACGCTGGAGACCTCGCTCGTCGATCTGCTCGATCCGCTCGGCGCGGGAGACACCGGCCTCTTCGCCGAGGGCCAGACGCTGCAGCTGGGCCAGACCTCGACCGTCGGCGACGGCACGCAGACCCGCGGGGCCGAACGGGGCGGACGCACGCTGCCGGTCGCGCAGCTGGCGATCACGGCGGCGACGACGCTGTCCGATCTTGCGGGCTTCCTCTCGTCGGCACTGGGGATCCAGCCCATCGGCGGCGCGGGCGTCGCGCTCGATGACGCGACGGGCCAGCTCGTCGTCGAGGGCAACGCGGGCACGGCCAACGACCTGGACATCGAGACGGCCGACTTCGTGCTGCTGGACGAGACCGGCCAGGCCACCGGCCGCAGCCCGTTCGCCGCGCAGACGGCGCGGGAGGCCGACGGCGAGTCGCTCCGCACGCCCTTCTTCGTGTACGACTCGCTGGGCGATCTGGTCGAGGCCGAGCTGACGATGGTCCTTGAAGCCAAGACCGACGCGGGCACCACCTGGCGGTACTTCCTCGATTCGGGCGAGGCCGTCGCCGGCCCGGCGCTCTCCAGCGGCCTGGTCCAGTTCGACACCAACGGCAATCTCAGCCAGGCCGATCCGGTCCCGGTCGTGCTCGACCGCGGGCCCACGGGCGCGGGCCGGCCGCTGACCTTCGACGTGCTCTTCGAGGGCGGGGGCGCCCGGCTGCAGGCCCTCGACGTCGGCGAGGGCGAGGCCCGCATCGCCGTCGACGATCAGGACGGCCTGCCCGCCGGCACGCTCAACGGCTTCGGCATCGGCGGCGACGGCATCATCAGTGGCTCGTTCACCAATGGGCTGGCGCGGCCCATCGGCCAGATCGCCCTGGCCACCTTCGCCAACCCCGGCGGCCTGATCGAGGACGGCGGCAACACCTTCGTCTCCGGGGCCAACAGCGGCGATGCCGTCATCACCGAGCCCGGCGGCTTCGGCACGGGCCGGACCCTCGGCGGCCAGCTCGAGCTGTCCAACGTCGACCTCAGCGAGGAGTTCATTGGGCTCATCCTGGCCCAGACCGGCTACTCGGCCAACGCCCGGGTCATCCGCACGACCGACGAGCTGCTCCAGCAGCTGGTCGTGCTCGGCAGGTAG